Proteins from a single region of Caldanaerovirga acetigignens:
- a CDS encoding Ger(x)C family spore germination protein: protein MKLKIAVFLVMLIFAVLTISGCWDMVDIDRRFFVGNIGIDKAPVEGKIKVEFTMPIVRKISGEGGQGGGGGGSTIATVSTLANSIHSASRQMSRRLSRRLFFEHTRVILIGEEAARDGIEGVVNFLSRNTEVNRRGRIMVVKGKAEDALKAKNEYETLLALYISNIFENWNFCSRFVEITIDDFLKKAYTTKGNVLLPRLTPGKTDVSIGGAAVVKKYKLVGWLDEDETLGVNFVLGKVRGGDLTFKKPGMDYPVVMSIVQISTKMELIEAGTYPKFKITPEILADIVETPVDMKIDESALKKLEKDLEGKVNQIILKGVKKVQKEFQVDVLGFGEYLYKYKPDVWEYYKEDWENVFPDAEIIVDTKATIRGIGAYL, encoded by the coding sequence GTGAAGCTAAAAATTGCAGTATTTTTAGTTATGCTGATTTTTGCAGTTTTAACCATATCAGGCTGCTGGGACATGGTGGACATAGACCGCAGGTTTTTCGTTGGGAACATAGGTATAGATAAAGCACCGGTGGAGGGAAAAATCAAAGTAGAGTTCACCATGCCGATAGTCAGGAAAATATCGGGCGAAGGAGGCCAGGGAGGGGGAGGAGGAGGCTCTACCATCGCAACGGTCAGCACTCTTGCAAACTCGATCCACTCCGCATCCCGCCAGATGTCTCGCCGCCTGAGCAGGAGGCTGTTTTTCGAGCACACCCGGGTTATATTGATAGGAGAAGAGGCTGCGAGGGACGGGATTGAGGGTGTAGTTAATTTCCTTTCGAGGAACACCGAAGTAAACCGCCGCGGCAGGATAATGGTGGTAAAAGGGAAGGCAGAAGATGCGCTCAAAGCAAAAAACGAATACGAGACGCTCCTTGCGCTTTATATTTCTAACATCTTTGAAAACTGGAATTTCTGCTCAAGATTTGTTGAGATCACCATAGACGACTTTTTGAAAAAGGCCTATACGACAAAGGGAAATGTCCTCCTCCCGAGGCTGACCCCCGGGAAAACGGATGTCTCGATAGGCGGTGCGGCGGTTGTAAAAAAGTACAAGCTGGTGGGGTGGCTGGATGAAGACGAGACCCTTGGGGTCAACTTCGTCCTGGGAAAAGTGAGGGGTGGAGACTTGACTTTTAAAAAGCCGGGAATGGATTACCCGGTGGTGATGAGCATAGTCCAGATTTCGACTAAGATGGAACTTATAGAGGCCGGAACCTATCCGAAGTTCAAAATAACGCCGGAAATATTAGCCGACATCGTAGAGACGCCGGTCGATATGAAAATAGATGAAAGTGCCTTAAAAAAACTGGAAAAAGACCTAGAAGGAAAGGTGAACCAGATAATATTAAAAGGGGTTAAAAAAGTGCAGAAAGAATTTCAGGTGGATGTCCTTGGCTTCGGCGAATATCTATATAAGTACAAACCCGACGTCTGGGAGTATTACAAGGAGGACTGGGAGAACGTTTTCCCCGATGCAGAAATCATTGTCGATACAAAGGCTACTATCCGCGGTATAGGTGCTTATCTATAG
- a CDS encoding aminotransferase class I/II-fold pyridoxal phosphate-dependent enzyme: MRVEEQQETPLFTALKKYVEDGTISFHVPGHKGGRGIPEFREFVGENILAIDVTAGLLGLDNVCNPLGVIKRAEELAADAFGADHAHFLVNGTTSGIQAMILSVAGPGDEILIPRNAHRSVVGGLILSGARPVYIKPVIDDYMGIAMGITPESVRRALVEHPNAKAVFVINPTYYGVASNLKEIVEIAHAFEKPVIVDEAHGAHFGFHPELPLSAMEAGADMSAASVHKLVGSMTQSSILLVKGNLVDDKRVKAAMNLTQTTSPSYPLMASLDVARKQIALKGREMLERTIKLCEEARSKLNSIDGIYVMGREIEGTEGCYAYDPTKLAINVRELGLSGFEVERILRYEYHIQVELSDLYNVLAVGAIGDSEESLAALVDAIKEIAQKYARKNVIKIAASLPENQELVVSPRFAFYSEKRVMHLEESEGEISAEMLMAYPPGIPIICPGERITREVIEYAKALKAEGCHLQGTEDPETNFIKVLADRESVEMEYYRQAEQVG; the protein is encoded by the coding sequence ATGAGAGTTGAGGAACAGCAAGAAACGCCGCTCTTTACCGCCCTAAAAAAGTACGTGGAAGACGGCACCATATCTTTCCACGTGCCGGGGCATAAGGGCGGCAGGGGAATTCCAGAATTCAGGGAATTTGTAGGAGAAAATATTCTGGCCATTGATGTCACCGCAGGCCTCCTCGGCCTTGACAACGTCTGCAACCCCCTTGGCGTAATCAAAAGGGCAGAAGAATTGGCAGCAGATGCCTTCGGTGCTGACCATGCCCACTTCTTGGTAAATGGCACTACTTCGGGCATCCAGGCTATGATCCTTTCGGTGGCAGGGCCCGGAGATGAGATATTAATCCCGCGAAATGCCCATCGTTCGGTGGTCGGAGGCCTGATATTGAGCGGTGCAAGGCCAGTTTATATAAAGCCCGTGATAGACGATTACATGGGAATTGCCATGGGCATCACTCCGGAAAGCGTAAGGCGAGCTTTGGTGGAGCACCCTAACGCCAAGGCCGTTTTCGTTATAAACCCCACTTATTACGGCGTGGCATCGAACCTCAAAGAGATAGTAGAAATTGCCCACGCCTTTGAAAAGCCTGTAATAGTGGACGAGGCCCACGGAGCCCACTTCGGCTTTCATCCGGAGCTTCCTCTTTCTGCGATGGAGGCCGGCGCAGACATGAGCGCCGCCAGCGTCCACAAGCTCGTGGGGTCCATGACGCAAAGCTCCATACTGCTGGTAAAAGGGAATCTGGTTGACGACAAAAGAGTAAAGGCAGCCATGAATTTGACCCAGACCACCAGCCCTTCCTATCCTTTGATGGCATCGCTCGATGTTGCTCGAAAACAGATAGCCTTGAAGGGCAGGGAGATGCTTGAAAGGACCATAAAACTTTGCGAAGAGGCAAGGAGTAAGCTCAATTCCATAGACGGAATATACGTGATGGGAAGGGAAATCGAAGGCACCGAGGGGTGCTACGCATACGACCCGACGAAACTTGCCATTAACGTTAGGGAGCTAGGGCTTTCCGGCTTTGAAGTAGAAAGGATACTGAGGTACGAATATCATATCCAGGTAGAACTTTCCGACCTTTATAACGTTTTGGCTGTAGGCGCCATAGGCGACAGCGAAGAGAGCTTGGCTGCCTTGGTCGATGCCATAAAAGAAATAGCGCAAAAATACGCGAGGAAAAACGTCATAAAGATTGCTGCAAGCCTCCCGGAAAACCAGGAACTGGTGGTTTCGCCTAGGTTTGCATTCTACAGCGAAAAAAGGGTTATGCATCTTGAGGAGTCAGAAGGCGAAATCAGCGCCGAGATGCTGATGGCGTACCCGCCCGGAATACCTATTATATGTCCTGGAGAGCGCATTACAAGAGAAGTCATAGAATACGCAAAGGCACTCAAGGCCGAAGGCTGCCACCTGCAGGGCACCGAAGACCCCGAAACCAATTTCATAAAGGTGCTGGCCGACAGGGAAAGCGTGGAAATGGAGTATTACCGGCAGGCCGAACAGGTCGGATGA
- the spoIIR gene encoding stage II sporulation protein R, translating into MSALKKVATITAMVAVLSVAGALAGVSGIAGHSIDAQKNPTNIIRFHVVASGNSKEEQELKLHVRDAVLKALEDDLSNFDNIDEARDYIKSHLETIEAIAKKVVRERGKDYDVKALFGKFQFPVKTYGFITLPPGEYEALRIIIGKGEGKNWWCILFPPLCFVDITHGIAKEEPKLVENQSLMAGESSKKENKAQEHKKGNKVQASAKKTESKGNCVDIIETREKVPVVVKFKTADWLQAAWDKFQQSFKLAANN; encoded by the coding sequence ATGTCGGCTCTTAAAAAAGTGGCTACAATAACTGCGATGGTGGCGGTGCTTTCCGTTGCTGGTGCACTTGCAGGGGTATCGGGCATAGCGGGTCATAGTATAGATGCCCAAAAAAATCCCACTAATATAATAAGGTTTCACGTAGTGGCCAGTGGCAATTCTAAAGAAGAGCAGGAGCTGAAGCTTCATGTTCGCGATGCGGTGTTGAAAGCACTGGAAGATGACCTTTCTAATTTCGACAATATAGATGAAGCTAGGGATTATATTAAGTCTCACCTCGAAACCATAGAGGCCATAGCAAAAAAAGTAGTAAGAGAAAGAGGAAAGGATTACGATGTAAAAGCCCTCTTCGGCAAGTTCCAATTTCCCGTAAAGACCTACGGTTTTATCACCCTCCCGCCAGGCGAATATGAGGCATTGAGGATTATTATAGGGAAAGGAGAAGGCAAAAACTGGTGGTGCATCCTGTTCCCGCCGCTTTGCTTCGTGGACATCACCCACGGTATAGCAAAAGAAGAGCCAAAATTGGTGGAAAATCAAAGCTTGATGGCAGGCGAAAGTAGCAAAAAAGAAAATAAAGCGCAGGAACATAAGAAAGGCAATAAAGTACAAGCGTCTGCAAAAAAAACCGAAAGCAAAGGGAACTGCGTAGATATTATTGAAACCAGAGAAAAAGTGCCTGTAGTGGTAAAATTCAAAACTGCGGATTGGCTTCAGGCGGCGTGGGATAAGTTCCAGCAGAGCTTTAAACTTGCCGCAAATAATTGA
- a CDS encoding small, acid-soluble spore protein, alpha/beta type, producing MARRRGVMSEALKYELAKELGVADIVAREGWGSVSSRDCGNLVRLAIERAERMLMEDSAKNKK from the coding sequence ATGGCCCGAAGGCGCGGCGTCATGTCTGAAGCCCTCAAGTACGAACTTGCAAAAGAGCTTGGGGTGGCGGATATCGTCGCGAGAGAGGGTTGGGGAAGCGTGTCTTCCAGGGACTGCGGCAACCTGGTAAGGCTTGCCATAGAAAGAGCAGAGCGAATGCTCATGGAAGACAGCGCGAAAAATAAAAAATAG
- a CDS encoding PQQ-binding-like beta-propeller repeat protein, with protein sequence MRLVYIQGGSRELRKTRPYMVGTDVRHIQQALKWFGLYCGKVDGVFGPETEHAVRKFQRLMKIKPTGIADGIFFDVLQKMIKKGAGEWVTLKRDFCHTGHSPVFLGSSLEVSKLAKVKGLVALTAKKNSVFVAEENSIGAFDLGNKKFKWRKKISPSSMSLAQEAVLVSASSLVALDAYSGEAKFEFARDDFESPAVANENGVYASSRSGVLYALNWSGEIMWRYRTGADYITPMTLALDFLYFGSLSVVYCLDDKGALFWKARLPGFIKGPVSVFEKKAFAVNDEGSIFCLDARTGKMLWNKNFGEKIHALCFLEKSAIVVASSGKVMSIDTEEGNVKWEEDLNVSPAALPLSCADAIFIPTDAGLVMLKPGGERVKTYFEGRSISHVIQARLGLLVAADGCLWDFSPLERL encoded by the coding sequence GTGCGGCTTGTTTATATCCAAGGGGGTAGCAGGGAACTTCGAAAAACGAGGCCTTATATGGTGGGTACTGATGTAAGGCACATTCAACAGGCACTAAAGTGGTTCGGACTTTATTGCGGAAAGGTCGACGGCGTATTCGGCCCTGAGACTGAGCACGCCGTTAGGAAGTTTCAAAGATTAATGAAAATAAAGCCGACCGGGATTGCTGACGGAATTTTCTTCGATGTTCTGCAAAAGATGATAAAAAAAGGGGCCGGAGAATGGGTGACGCTAAAAAGAGATTTTTGCCATACCGGTCATTCTCCGGTGTTTTTGGGCTCATCCCTTGAGGTTTCGAAACTGGCAAAAGTAAAAGGGCTGGTTGCCCTAACCGCAAAGAAAAACTCGGTTTTTGTTGCAGAGGAAAATTCAATAGGGGCCTTCGACCTTGGAAACAAAAAATTTAAGTGGAGGAAAAAGATTTCCCCGAGCTCTATGAGCCTTGCCCAGGAGGCAGTTTTAGTTTCAGCATCTTCGCTAGTTGCATTAGATGCCTATTCCGGTGAGGCAAAATTTGAATTTGCCCGTGATGATTTTGAATCTCCTGCTGTAGCAAATGAAAATGGCGTGTACGCCTCATCAAGGAGTGGAGTTTTATACGCCCTGAACTGGAGTGGGGAAATAATGTGGCGGTACAGGACAGGTGCTGACTACATCACCCCTATGACTTTAGCCTTGGATTTTTTGTATTTCGGCTCACTTTCAGTAGTATACTGCCTAGATGATAAAGGCGCGCTATTTTGGAAAGCAAGACTTCCCGGGTTCATAAAAGGGCCTGTTTCGGTTTTTGAAAAAAAAGCGTTTGCGGTAAACGATGAAGGAAGCATATTTTGCCTGGATGCGAGGACGGGGAAGATGCTCTGGAATAAAAATTTTGGGGAAAAAATTCATGCGCTCTGTTTTTTGGAAAAAAGTGCGATTGTTGTAGCTAGTAGCGGAAAGGTAATGTCCATTGATACCGAAGAAGGAAATGTAAAGTGGGAAGAGGATTTAAATGTGTCCCCTGCCGCATTGCCTCTTTCATGCGCCGATGCTATATTTATTCCCACCGATGCTGGCCTTGTGATGCTAAAGCCCGGCGGTGAAAGAGTAAAGACGTATTTTGAAGGAAGGAGTATAAGTCATGTCATACAGGCAAGACTTGGACTGTTAGTCGCTGCAGATGGCTGTTTGTGGGATTTTTCTCCGCTGGAAAGATTATAA
- a CDS encoding asparaginase, protein MNLKIKKLAFLATGGTIASVPGPEGLRPAFTEKEMLALLPELSDFAQIEGKLIMNIDSSNMQPEDWVTIARAVSDALYDFDGVVISHGTDTMAYTAAALTYMLTYLKKPVVLTGAQKSIGEEKSDARKNLLDSFRVAASGRPGVFVVFDGKVIFGDRASKMKTSSFDAFWSVNAPYAGKVCEGAIEWDEEALKAEGRRIAKVWNLIAERGEINPEEKKACPAVLYDRLDTRVLLVKLYPGIEPEVLLFAKEKGYHSVLIESFGAGGITFRPPRNLLPAIRELVESEITVAVTTQVPFEGVDLTLYEVGVKALEAGVVSMGADTKEAALAKLILKCV, encoded by the coding sequence ATGAACTTAAAAATAAAAAAATTGGCATTTCTTGCAACAGGCGGTACCATCGCCTCGGTACCCGGTCCTGAGGGTTTAAGGCCTGCCTTTACTGAGAAAGAAATGCTCGCACTTTTGCCTGAACTTTCGGATTTTGCGCAAATAGAAGGGAAGCTCATAATGAACATAGACAGTTCCAATATGCAGCCTGAGGACTGGGTGACCATAGCCAGGGCGGTGAGCGATGCGCTTTATGATTTTGACGGAGTGGTGATTTCCCACGGCACCGATACCATGGCATACACTGCAGCGGCCCTTACATACATGCTCACCTATTTAAAAAAGCCGGTAGTGCTGACCGGCGCCCAAAAATCCATCGGCGAGGAAAAAAGCGACGCCAGAAAAAATCTGCTCGACAGCTTCAGGGTGGCCGCTTCGGGCCGGCCCGGTGTTTTCGTGGTCTTTGACGGAAAGGTTATTTTCGGCGACAGAGCGAGCAAGATGAAAACCTCGAGCTTTGATGCCTTCTGGAGCGTAAACGCTCCTTATGCCGGCAAGGTGTGCGAAGGGGCCATCGAATGGGATGAGGAGGCCTTGAAGGCCGAAGGGAGGCGGATTGCAAAAGTTTGGAACCTTATCGCCGAAAGAGGAGAAATAAACCCTGAGGAAAAAAAAGCTTGCCCTGCCGTCCTTTACGACAGGCTCGACACCAGGGTGCTTCTTGTCAAACTCTACCCGGGCATCGAGCCAGAAGTGCTGCTTTTTGCCAAAGAAAAGGGTTACCATTCGGTGCTGATAGAAAGTTTCGGGGCGGGGGGTATAACGTTCCGTCCGCCGCGGAACCTTCTTCCTGCCATCCGTGAACTTGTAGAGTCGGAAATAACGGTGGCGGTCACCACCCAGGTGCCCTTCGAAGGGGTGGACCTGACTCTCTACGAGGTCGGAGTAAAGGCCCTGGAAGCCGGAGTCGTCTCTATGGGTGCGGACACAAAAGAGGCGGCCTTGGCAAAATTGATATTAAAATGCGTTTAA
- the murI gene encoding glutamate racemase, with the protein MESQKPIGIFDSGIGGLTVAKEIMNLMPWENIVYLGDTARVPYGSKSKETITRFAKEGVSFLMKQDVKMIVIACNTVSATCLEKLQDMLPVPVVGVIEPGARAAVKATKNRKVGVIGTERTVKSGAYERAIRAINENIAIFSRACPLFVPLVEEGWLENEVAYHTAKIYLAPLQKEGIDTLVLGCTHYPLLKPTLKKVMGDKVTLVDSALETAREVAAILFEKGLERGQGLLPHYKFFVSDDPERFIKVGEAFLQRPINPINVVDPEHW; encoded by the coding sequence ATGGAAAGTCAAAAACCAATAGGAATCTTCGACTCCGGCATCGGTGGACTTACGGTGGCAAAGGAAATAATGAACCTTATGCCTTGGGAAAATATAGTTTATCTGGGCGATACTGCAAGGGTGCCTTACGGTTCCAAATCCAAGGAGACCATCACCCGGTTTGCCAAAGAGGGAGTAAGTTTTCTTATGAAACAAGATGTGAAGATGATTGTGATCGCCTGCAACACCGTCAGTGCTACGTGCTTGGAAAAGCTTCAAGACATGTTGCCTGTACCGGTGGTCGGAGTTATAGAACCGGGAGCCAGGGCAGCCGTGAAAGCTACAAAAAACAGGAAGGTGGGGGTGATAGGCACCGAGCGGACGGTAAAAAGTGGAGCTTATGAAAGGGCAATACGCGCCATAAATGAGAATATAGCTATATTTTCAAGAGCGTGCCCCCTATTTGTGCCCCTAGTTGAAGAAGGTTGGCTGGAAAACGAAGTCGCATACCATACGGCAAAAATTTACCTTGCTCCGCTTCAAAAAGAGGGTATAGACACGCTGGTGCTGGGATGTACCCATTACCCCCTCCTGAAACCGACGTTAAAGAAAGTAATGGGAGATAAAGTTACATTGGTAGATTCGGCGCTTGAAACTGCCAGGGAAGTAGCAGCCATACTTTTTGAAAAAGGCCTGGAAAGGGGACAAGGGCTCTTACCTCATTATAAATTTTTTGTGAGCGACGACCCGGAAAGGTTTATAAAAGTGGGCGAGGCATTTTTACAGCGCCCCATAAATCCTATAAACGTAGTAGACCCCGAGCACTGGTAA